One Alkaliphilus sp. B6464 genomic window carries:
- a CDS encoding ribonuclease H-like domain-containing protein → MKIKTFEVEDRTILPKNLGEIFNTTEYCVIDIETTGLSRKYHQVILIGILYNVNDTIILKQFFAENPNEEISILLEFSNIFTNFPYVITYNGATFDIPFLKERFMFNKLEWNFDNIKHIDILQCLRKEKKQLPLENFKLKTVERFVGINRKDTISGKDSVLLYKEYVKNPSPSVEKTILLHNYEDIYYLNKLLTVFDSISIEKYDIIGKEIIVNYNSKKINFNVYPKNILIKKGFLHIKGLTESFKDILDVIYYGSNFNFEWHPYNGEFNIEIPLFEGYLSTGEKCSYINLENFNLSKSLFNKSDYYSEKYFPNRLMILKLGGHLNIHLIGELLSIILKSIFPK, encoded by the coding sequence ATGAAAATTAAAACATTTGAAGTAGAGGATAGAACTATATTACCAAAGAACTTAGGAGAAATATTTAATACAACTGAGTATTGTGTAATAGATATTGAAACAACAGGACTTAGTAGAAAGTATCATCAAGTTATTTTGATTGGGATTTTATATAATGTAAACGATACTATTATATTAAAACAATTTTTTGCAGAAAATCCTAATGAGGAAATTAGTATTTTACTAGAATTCTCCAATATTTTTACAAATTTCCCCTATGTTATTACCTATAATGGCGCGACATTTGATATACCTTTTCTAAAAGAACGTTTTATGTTTAATAAGTTAGAATGGAATTTTGATAATATTAAACATATTGATATACTGCAGTGTCTTAGAAAGGAAAAAAAGCAACTTCCATTAGAAAATTTTAAACTAAAAACTGTTGAGCGTTTTGTAGGAATTAATAGAAAGGATACTATTAGCGGAAAAGATAGTGTGCTGTTATACAAGGAATATGTTAAAAATCCTTCACCTAGTGTTGAAAAAACAATATTACTTCATAATTATGAAGATATTTATTATTTAAATAAGCTACTTACTGTTTTTGATAGTATTTCCATTGAAAAATACGACATTATAGGAAAAGAGATAATTGTAAATTATAATTCTAAAAAAATTAATTTCAATGTATATCCTAAAAATATATTAATTAAGAAGGGTTTTTTACATATAAAAGGACTTACTGAAAGCTTTAAAGATATACTAGATGTTATATATTATGGATCTAACTTTAATTTCGAATGGCATCCCTATAATGGCGAGTTCAATATTGAAATTCCATTATTTGAAGGTTATCTATCTACTGGAGAAAAATGTAGTTATATTAATTTAGAAAATTTTAATTTATCTAAATCACTATTTAATAAAAGTGATTATTATAGCGAAAAATACTTTCCCAATAGACTGATGATTTTAAAGCTCGGCGGACATCTTAACATTCACTTAATAGGAGAACTGCTTTCTATTATTTTAAAATCTATATTCCCTAAATAA